Genomic segment of Salvia hispanica cultivar TCC Black 2014 chromosome 2, UniMelb_Shisp_WGS_1.0, whole genome shotgun sequence:
TTGACAACTAATCCCATATCAATAGCCATAGTAATACAAATAcggagtatttatattttattcatacaTGTAAGAGTGGACTTTTGGGATACAAATAATGCAAATAGTTAAACACATATGAGATCATGTTTGGATCTTAATCTCCGTCTTAGCACTCTTTGGATTCTTGCACGTGCCTGCAATCTGCCAATTGCCCTCcatcattaattcattattgcttgcttattttctttctccttttttgACTTTGAAGCAATCCATTTCTTCACATCCAGGCATTCTCATATATTCCAAAATAGCATGCTACCTATAAATGTTATTTTCCACATTAAAAATAGTTCAATGTTAATTCcacattaaaaatagtttGTAGTTGTAAAAGGTACAGTAAAAATATTACATGAATAATGGCTACTTGTCCATGAAATGTTGTTCACGTTTGATTTGatacagattttaagaaaaatgcatggaaaaaattagtggaacgTAGATTCtatgtttatatattagttttataatagaatgtgagtgtaatgagttgatgaaaaataaaaatatatttatcaaaaatgataaaaaagcAAAGTGGAGAATATTTCGCGAACGAGCCGAAATGATAAAGTGACAATATTTCACAGGCGGAGGAGTACTACCTTTGACCCatcaaaaatgaaacattaatgtgaaaaaaaatagaaaataatatagaaaaagctttgatatatattattcttctcttactttacttgtTCTCTacttataaaaaatggatcacACGTTTCACTTACTTTCTCCTTTAGCTTTTTGttacaaagtcaaataatttattaaattttatggcAAGTTAAAATGACTCTTTAAATGATGGAGCgagagagtatttaatttatcgtCGGCGAATAGCATTTGTATTCTTGTCTTTAGGcctaaaatttggaaaaatgagTAAGAAAAAAGGACTTGAGTCCAAGCAAAGAAGAGGCTTGCTTGCAGCGTCGGCAGATGAAAAGGTACTACTGTACTAATAAGCAAAATATTtacagaaaaggaaaaaagagagaggaaaacGGTTAAAACAGTTGACCGAAccatctcctcctcctccttcacCTCCATCGCCGGCCACCCACCCCACCAACCTTCTTCTCCATATTCAAGCCTACTCAAACAAATTTAAACCCACCAAAAATCCTTTTCTCTGCATATATCTCCGATCCCAAAATGGACAATGCCGCCAACAGCATACAGGTTCGAGTCCACTCACGGCGGGGAAGCAACATGATCCACCCCGTTTCCATCGAGTCTCCGTCGCCATCACCTGCCGCTCCCGTCGTCTACAGAGAAGTTAAGCATTTCAAGAAATGGTTCCCGTGGCTCATACCTTTCTTCATAGTTGTAAACACGGTGATGTTTATTATAACAATGGCTGTCAATAATTGCCCCAAGAATTCCGTCTCCTGCCTTGCTCCCTTTTTGGGGAGGCTTTCCTTTCAGCCCTTCAAGGAAAATCCCCTTCTTGGCCCTTCCTCCTCCGCGTAAGCTCTCTGTTAATTCATCTGCGATTCCCAATCTTGAATAATATGCTTCTAATTGAATTGTTTACTAGCCTTGTGAGGGTTGtgttaattttgaaatatgaccaaactagaaaaaattagattaGAGACACTTAATCTTGAAATTCAAACAACACAAATCTTGACTTTTAGCTGATCCTTCATAGACACCAGTTGATGGTTATCCTCCTTCACTTCAGAAACCTCACTTGTAATGTAATTTGTCCTGGAAACATACaaaatgatgattttttcAATGGAACTTCAAGGGAATTTTGATGCCTATTAGCTGTATCTGGCTCTGTCAGCAATTCTGCTACATAGTCTAATGCTAACTGATTGCGACTTCTCCTAACTGGGAGGTCATCGAAGACCCTGATTTCGTTTGTGAGCGAGTGGTTTAGTACTGGATGACCTCTAAATTCATTTGAATCTTCGCTTGGTTTAGGTTGGAGAAGATGGGGGCTCTAGATGTGGGTAAAGTTGTACATCAACATCAAGGATGGAGGCTTATCACCTGTATGTGGTTACATGGCGGAGTTTTTCACTTGCTCGCCAATATGTTGAGTCTGTTGGTCATTGGCATCCGACTTGAGCGAGAATTTGGATTCGGTATGTTAAGTCACTACATACTCATGTTATTGGAATTAGATTATGTTATCCACATTACCTATCATGTGGTTGAAAGTGACATGGCATCATCTTGGTTAAACTAAATAAGTTGAAATAGTACTTTTTGATAGTATGATTTTGTGTATATTGTGATTGcacttttgaaaatttgacagTAGAAATTTATATGATGGTCTAGAGGATGAGAGACATTACAATCTTTTCTCTTTGTACAGTTTCACATAATAGAACCATATGAACATCATAGCATGTTGATATCTTGTGATTGTGACTCTATCTAGATTTGTGACCTTAAATATGATGTTTGTAGAAATTGAGTGTGTTGCAGTTTACATTGTTATTAGAAGATGATTATATGTTTGCCATCCATGTTTCTGTCAATTCAAGGCATATGGCTCATAAGTTCAGCTTGTAtcataaaactatttttctcCTATccatatttagttatatattcTTGTAGTAAGAACTCAGAGGCACCTGCATCTCAATTAATCTATAGTTACATGTGATGCTTTTCAGCGAAAATCGGTTTGCTTTATCTCATTTCTGGATTTGGTGGAAGTCTTCTATCTGCTCTTTTCATTCAATCAAATATATCAGTTGGTGCTTCTGGTGCTCTCTTTGGATTGTTGGGAGGAATGCTGTCGGAGCTTATTACTAATTGGAGTATATATGCTAACAAGGTATATATGCGAAAATCGGTTTGCTTTTATGAAGTCTTTAACTTTTTTGCTGAAACCAAGAATCTTCCATTTTCAGATAGCAGCTTTGTCTACACTTATTGTGATTATTGCCATCAACCTAGCAGTAGGAATCCTCCCACACGTCGACAACTTTGCTCATCTTGGAGGATTTTTGTCCGGTTTCCTTCTTGGTTTCGTGTTCTTGATCCGCCCTCAGTATGGTTGGGTCAGCCAGAGATATGCTCCAGCTGGGTCAGTGACTTCAGCCACCCCCCGATTCAAGCCGTACCAATGCATCCTTTGGGTGCTTTCTTTGATCTTTCTTATTGTCGGGTACGTCTCTAAGTTGTTCCGTCTCAAGGTTCTTATCTTACTAGGCCAATTATGTTATGTTATATGCTGCCTTATTCTATTTCGACTGAACACGTTGTATGTATAGGTTCACGGTGGGGCTGGTTCTGCTCCTCCGTGGTGAGGATCTAAACGATCACTGCTCGTGGTGCCATTATCTCAGCTGCGTTCCTACTTCCAGATGGAGCTGCAACACGCAGCCTATCTCGTGTCAAGCTGTACAAAGTGGGAACCAGTACACATTGACATGCTCGAACAGCAGCAAAAGCAGGACGTATTCACTTGTTAATCCGACTACGACTCAAATTCAAGGACTATGCACTCAACTTTGTCGATAGATTAGTTTTATGTGAAGTTAGGGTAGATTACTTTGCACACTGTTTGCGGTAGATTTGGATTCAGATTAGTGTGAGGTTTATATAAGTTTGGCAGTCGTTCATTCATTTGTTCATCTCATTTTGTGTCATGTTATATGATTGATATCTATCCTTTTCTCTTAAATTCAATtgtgttttaatttcttaatatatAAGCTATAGATGCAATAGGAAAACATCGTAATCAAAATGACATAATTCTTCAACTGTCCTCTATTTTTCATTGTTCACTAAAAATATAGTGCAACGTAAGTCGTTATAATCATTTGTCTAGTGTTGTTACCCAAGATTTATATAAGTTCATTTCTTAGTCTCAAGTTTTTACAATCAAAATGGCAGCCAAATGGTTTAGGTTGGTGATGCTGTACTTGCTCCCTccttccataaaaatagataatttgagattgatacgaattttaatatgtATTAGTAATGTagaataaaaagagaaaaaatagttgaaattattTAGTAGGCAGTGGTGAACATTTTTAATTCACAtgaattaactttttttatttggacaATTTTACcgttctttatttttttgcattgaAGGGTAATTTAGTACATCTAGTTTGTTCTCTCtactctaatttatttataagttatatCTCTCATATTTCCACACATTTCCAATTTATTCATGATTACTTCACaaataactaatattttaaaatatgaccAAAAATCACATGGaacgaaaaataaatttaaatttaaaacattattttagtttaattaaaaatagtaatttgaataaataatcatattatataattagcTTAATGAGTAAaagcaaatgaaaaaaaaaaaacaaatgaaaattagaaaaaaataagtctttcaaaataaaattttaaaaacatttaattaacaaCAATGTATTAACTATAACTGatcttgaattttgataaagtaaaacatatacaaataattgaatttgaatatacacaattgtataaattgaaatgaattttTCCCAATCTCATACGTGAGTACTCCATTATTTTCCATTCGGCGTTTTAAACTACTTATATGTTGAGTATAACTTAGTAATtctaagtgagttaagtaaaataaataggaaaaaaatagataggagaaagaaatcataaataaattggaagAGTGAGGAGAGATGAGAACATAAATGCATAATagagaaagggaaaaatgagatagaaaatgtgaaaaaatactttaaatgaatttaaattttgtccaGGTACcttaaatgcaatttatttttacgAAGTAGTTCAAATATCCATCTTATATTGTcctgatgcaatttttatAGTCCACTCTTTATAATTTtgctataataaaatatttatatataagtataataataatattagaatgataattaaaagaaataatagtGTGATCGGAGTGGTCATTAATAAACTACCAAAAAATGTACGATTAGATTTTATGAATGTTGAGATTGTGTAaaagagataaattaattaaatattaaaaaatatatgactAATTGGTTGGGTGGTCTGTTTAATTACTGATAGACATGataactatattattctcttctctattttaactatttattattatttttataaaacgagtgcgaaaaagaagtgactcaagtaatatgggaggagggagtataacaaagaaaaaattataacatgGCAGAGGCATTTGGGCCTTCCTGATTGAGACGAGTGTACAATTCGTGAATTAATGCATTCTTGGATATACAGAAACATGAAATAATTGAAGGAGGAGGTTAATGTATAGGTCCAAAAATCGCCGTCTGTGGGAATCGAACCCACGACCACGTGGTTAAAAGCCACGCGCTCTACCAGCTGAGCTAAGACGGCTTGACAATTAATATTCGATTGATCATAATCTAACACGTATTGTAAAAGTAAATACAGACACGCATACTATAGGTATCTTGATTTCGAGAAATGCATTCGTTCTGTTTTAAGTAATTTGGAATAGTTTGAATggaatatactaaaaaatactactacaatgTTAAACTTTCAGTAGAAGTAGGATGACATCCCCAACCATACTGCATAACTCATCTTTGAAGTAGAATAACCTCCAATCATACTTCATCTCATCcaaattgtcatttttttttcagtttttgaaCAGTAATACACCAAAGATGCAGTAGCACTGTAGCTACTGAAAATTGCAGTTGGATTCTTCATGGTCATGTATTTTCGAATAGAGGCAAGGAAACTTAATATACATGTAAGTCCAACACATACTACTAAAATGGATATGACCACATAGAGTTTTAAATTATGCAAAACTAGATCttaatacatataaataactactatatttatattttgaattaagtaTTCCTATAATCGGGGTGGAAACTTGTGcttgtttttcttgtttaatgAATGATTTAAAATCTTACATAGAtagttttaataataaataaagtataacACTAGGAATCCAGCGCAGATTGTAATCACTAGTGGAggttatatattttgtacaaCTACAACCTAACCACTGGATAAGCGAAGACTAATTCGACGCCTCATTTTCCAACTGATTGTGATGTCTCACCTCACATTATTAACTAACTCTTAACTCATTTCTAGAACATGCATTGTTTGACACCTTTTCTATCTATTGTCAAATTTTGGCTGACCCTTCTTTTCTTCTccatcaataaatattaaaaggtTGCTATTTTCTAATATAGGTGCAAGCAATATTTATGCTGTCTTTCCTACTCCCACTCCCACAAAACACCGTCAAAACTTCAAATCCCATTAGGCAATGGATGACATTTGAATATTCAAGTCTCTTGCTTGCCACCAATTCACAGACTCAAATGAAGACTTGGTTGGCTCACCATCATTCTACATTGacttttatgcatttttagtATTTGTTGAAGAATTTTAGATACAATAATAGATTATGGTTTGACCAAGAatttgcatgtttaaatgcaTCTCAGTTACTACTTGGTAGAGTAAAGAGTAAGTATTGTAGTCAACTAAAACCTTAGGCATTGCCACagaatttgagatttttagATATCTTAGCAATaacacatcaaaatcttaaccaccgttgataaaattaaaattacaagatacatatatatagaagatatttgaatattacAGCATGTATATATTATCAACCAGAAGAAGCTCAAAACTCTAAGGCACTACAGAAGCTCAACATATGCATTACAGAACACCGAAAAAAGATTATTTACAAGCATCTATGCATAAAGAGCAGGTCTCGGATAAGCAGGTGCGGGGCGCCCTCCTCCAGCACTGGTCTTGCAGGGCTTAGGTCCGgcatttgaatttgattggCGTCGCCTATTCAGGCCGTGATCTTTTTCCTCCTTTTCGGATTTGAAGGCGTCCTTTGAGTCAAGGAGCTGTTCCAAAGCTATTATCACCTCATCCATAGTAGGCCTAGTTCTGGGATCCATATATATGCATTGGAGAGCAAGGGCAGCTGCCTTTAAGGCTAGATCAACTGTGTATTGCCCTTCAATGCGGCTATCCATCACACGGGATATTCTGCGCTTGTTTGTCAGGTAAGGTTTCGCCCACTCCACCAGACTATGCTCCCCCATCGGCCGATTCTTGTCTATTGCTTTCTTACCAGTTAGAATCTCCAAGAATACCACTCCAAAGCTGTATACATCGCTCTTGGTGGTTAAGTGGCCTATAAATGCAAAGGAATTAAGTATGGAAATTGGCAGTAAagatgaaaagaaagaaacaaagCCATCAAATCAAAGCAAGGTAATTTTGAATGAGATAGTATATGATCCATACCTGTGGATAGATACTCCGGGGCAGCATATCCGTAAGTACCCATGATTCGAGTGGAGACATGACTCTTGTCACCAGTTGGCCCGTCTCTAGCCAGTCCGAAATCAGAGAGTTTGGCATTGTAGTTCTGCTAGCATAAAAGAGCCCCCAGGAAATGAGAACAAGCAAAAGAGAGGCAAATGGAAACAAAAACAGTCGAAAAATGCTAACCGAATCAAGCAAGATATTAGAAGTCTTGAAGTCCCGGTATATCACTTGTGTTTCAGCATTGTGAAGGAAGGCAAGACCCCTTGCTGCACCCAGAGCAATTTTCACTCTTATGCGCCACGACAGCGGCTGGAAGTAAGACCCtcctaattcataataaaatcattcatcattaaagttgcataaataagaatttatattagaAAGATGATGTCAAATATGAACTCACTCCTGAATAGATGATTCTCCATGCTTCCCCTTGGCATGAACTCATACACCAGAAGTCTGTGGTCATCCTCTAAGCAGTAACCAATCAATTTCACAAGATTCGGATGACGCAGCTGCCCAAGATAGTTGATTTCCGCCTATCAATTCAAACCAAGGACATCAATGCTGCAACTAATTAAAGGCAAAGAATTGGAGGGGAGTTGAAATATGTTGAAATACATACCAACCATTCCTTGTGGCCCTGCCAGCCCTCTTGGTTGAGCCTCTTGACAGCAACAACCATGCTAGAGCCAGGCCTTGATGCTGTGAGAGAATGCTCATCCATCCAACCTTTGAAAACAGAACCAAAACCTCCTTCCCCCAACACGCTGTCGGGGCGAAAGTTTCGTGTGGCAGCCTTGAGATCGCTGAAGGCAAAGCTTTTCAGGTTGGAGGACTGCAATATCTCACCTTCACTCCGGGGAGTTGGAGGTATGGAAGCAGAGGATCTCTTGCTACTCGAACAGCTTAACTCGGTCCCATCTCCGCTTATCATTTTAGACGAGATTGCACCTATCAACAACCATTTTATGTAACATACTACAATTTGAGAATTCAAGATAATAGTATCAACTTGTAAAAGCACAAAAACATCTAGTAAATTtacataagaaaaaagaaagcatTTGAGGATGTACCTGTGGTGGTATGAAAAGGGCTCTCAGCCTTTATCTGATTGCTCAAACAGATCCCCATTTTATGCAGCTCAAAGATCACATTTTTGGTGAGTGTAAATACAAACACAAGTGTGGAACAACATGCTCTCGATCGAACTTCAATAACAGCGCTAGATCTAATGTAAAATCCCACgcttttcttgttttctctATCTTAAAACCACACAACCTATTAGTTCAAACCAGATGCTAATACTAATGGGAGAGATGGATTAGGGGATCTtcagcttttttttttggtgttaaaAATGGGAAATTAAAACAGTAGATGTAGCAGGGGAAatggaattgaaattatgGAAAAATTGAGAGGTGGGTTGGTGGATTATATTGGCGGTTGGATGAGTTGGTCGTACTTGAAGaagcattttttatttgactttCTGCTTCTACAAGATAGCTCAAGTCAACATTGAGGTAGTGCGGTACTATGGTATGCTACTTGTTTCACTCATTACTTTTTAAATCATCTTCTcctataattttgttaaaatagtagtgcaacaaataaaattcaacattcgaatttcaaaatctatcatcctaaaagaaaaagagaatagGAAAGTCAATTTTCAAGGAATTATGAATTGAATAGTGAGTGTGGAATTTATAGGAACGTATTTTAGTGCTATACACTGCTTAAaggaaactatcattttaatGAATACTCTCTCAAGCAAGCAAAACATTATACAGACGTGATGACTCACAGGTTTCAATTACTAGAATAGTGGAGATTGAAAAGTCGGGGTGGCGGTgacaagaaataaataattgacaAAACGGTCCATGTGTTGCCAACCTTACCAAAAAGTGGACGAAAATTATGTTACACGTGATTACGACTCCCTTGCAAGGCCATTCAATTTTGTGGATTGCACCGCATTTGAAGTGCCAAACAAGGTCGGGTCCGGGTGACatctgaatttttttatttggatacAAGGATacaattcaaaacaaaaaggaaaatacaaTGAAGATGaaatgcaaaattgaaaattgcaaaatgaaagaaaaattaatggatAGTTGAATCAAGAAGTtatctttccgcaagacaatGTACACCACAATAGTACTCCCCAGGGGCGGAGCCAGGAATTTGTAGGGAAGGTGGCAAATTTATCtatgaagaaaatttaaaaatttgaggaggggcatatagtgaaaaattaaaagaaataaattttaaaacagaCAATATATGtatggggaaaaaaatttgaggtggggcaaatgcccctcctACCACCTTACTAGATTCGCCCCGGTACTCCCAGTTCAGGTGAGTCGTCTATAATGATAAACCGTTATGTCTCAAATATGGAAACACATCTAGTGAACTAGAAGAGGTGAAGGCGGAGCTTAACAATTAAGGATGCATAGAGCTTTTCGTATGATTTGAGATATGCAAGGTGTGCAGAATGCATGAGATAACTATCCCTTTTGTAGGTCAAGTTTATGGTATGTGAAGCTTGTTGGAGCTAATACAGATTCTAATATGCCATTATGACCGGGAGTTACCAATATTTCTAATCAAGGTTGTAAGAAGTGTGCAAATCAAGATGCATGTGGACATGCACTGCGTCGTTGGTCTTTGGAGGGACGTACTGGACGACTTTGTGTGCACGCATGTCCACTTGGGTATTATTGGGCTATATGCCTAATGCAAAGTTGGATTATTTGGTTGTATGaggtatatttaatttggttaattttaTGGTCTAAAAAAGATTTAGTTGAACATGAACTAAGcatgcataattaattttcttttactttgtCTTGTTAACAGGAGGCGTTGATGAATAATGACAAAGAAGTGAGATACGCAAGTAAGGGATGgcactactttttttcttctttttaatttaattctgttGCCAATTCACACAAAAATGGTTAGATTTTATTGGGGCCATCATAAATTACAGCATCCAAGCACACAAGTATAGAGAAGCATCATATATTTGTATCCAAATATTTCAATGCCCTGCAGCTGTAGCGTTGGGCTTGGTAGTAAGCCCGAAAGCGAAGGGAAAGAGC
This window contains:
- the LOC125205436 gene encoding RHOMBOID-like protein 1 → MDNAANSIQVRVHSRRGSNMIHPVSIESPSPSPAAPVVYREVKHFKKWFPWLIPFFIVVNTVMFIITMAVNNCPKNSVSCLAPFLGRLSFQPFKENPLLGPSSSALEKMGALDVGKVVHQHQGWRLITCMWLHGGVFHLLANMLSLLVIGIRLEREFGFAKIGLLYLISGFGGSLLSALFIQSNISVGASGALFGLLGGMLSELITNWSIYANKIAALSTLIVIIAINLAVGILPHVDNFAHLGGFLSGFLLGFVFLIRPQYGWVSQRYAPAGSVTSATPRFKPYQCILWVLSLIFLIVGFTVGLVLLLRGEDLNDHCSWCHYLSCVPTSRWSCNTQPISCQAVQSGNQYTLTCSNSSKSRTYSLVNPTTTQIQGLCTQLCR
- the LOC125205435 gene encoding probable serine/threonine-protein kinase PBL11 → MGICLSNQIKAESPFHTTTGAISSKMISGDGTELSCSSSKRSSASIPPTPRSEGEILQSSNLKSFAFSDLKAATRNFRPDSVLGEGGFGSVFKGWMDEHSLTASRPGSSMVVAVKRLNQEGWQGHKEWLAEINYLGQLRHPNLVKLIGYCLEDDHRLLVYEFMPRGSMENHLFRRGSYFQPLSWRIRVKIALGAARGLAFLHNAETQVIYRDFKTSNILLDSNYNAKLSDFGLARDGPTGDKSHVSTRIMGTYGYAAPEYLSTGHLTTKSDVYSFGVVFLEILTGKKAIDKNRPMGEHSLVEWAKPYLTNKRRISRVMDSRIEGQYTVDLALKAAALALQCIYMDPRTRPTMDEVIIALEQLLDSKDAFKSEKEEKDHGLNRRRQSNSNAGPKPCKTSAGGGRPAPAYPRPALYA